In Bacillota bacterium, one DNA window encodes the following:
- a CDS encoding Gfo/Idh/MocA family oxidoreductase translates to MLRVGIAGVGTMGRTHASAYAKLPNTRLIGFYDSVTEAAQRVASQFGVQAFPSYEAMLEQVDMVDICTPTPTHLELVLKAASAGKHILCEKPLGRTLPQCEQMIEAASKAGVTLMPAQVLRFFPEFKQARDLVLAGAVGKPAAIRTRRGGPYPRAANDWYADFEQSGGPILDMVIHDFDWLRWTFGEVERVFAKALTFKKLDHIDYALITLRLKSGAIAHVEANWADPSGFKVDFEIAGDAGMIAFDSRFAMPLMVAKQNAGGGGGGVAVPESPLAEDPYMLEIKHFVDSVEAGQQPSITAVDGMKAVEIALAAIESARTGRVIRLGGGA, encoded by the coding sequence GCTGATCGGTTTCTACGATTCAGTGACGGAGGCGGCTCAGCGTGTCGCGTCGCAGTTTGGGGTGCAGGCGTTCCCCAGCTACGAGGCGATGCTCGAACAGGTGGACATGGTGGACATCTGCACACCGACACCGACCCATCTGGAACTGGTGCTGAAAGCCGCCAGTGCGGGCAAGCACATCCTGTGCGAAAAGCCGTTAGGGCGCACCCTGCCACAGTGCGAGCAGATGATCGAAGCCGCCAGCAAAGCGGGCGTGACGCTGATGCCTGCACAGGTGCTGCGCTTCTTCCCCGAGTTCAAGCAGGCGCGCGACCTGGTGCTGGCGGGCGCGGTGGGCAAGCCGGCCGCCATCCGCACGCGACGCGGCGGTCCATATCCTCGCGCTGCCAACGACTGGTATGCCGACTTCGAGCAGAGCGGTGGACCCATTCTGGACATGGTCATCCACGACTTCGACTGGCTGCGCTGGACGTTCGGCGAGGTGGAGCGTGTGTTCGCTAAGGCGCTGACTTTCAAGAAACTGGACCACATCGACTACGCCCTGATTACCCTGCGCCTGAAGAGCGGCGCGATTGCACACGTGGAGGCAAACTGGGCAGACCCCAGCGGGTTCAAAGTGGACTTCGAAATCGCGGGCGACGCGGGCATGATTGCCTTCGACAGCCGCTTCGCGATGCCGTTGATGGTGGCGAAACAGAATGCCGGTGGCGGTGGTGGAGGCGTGGCAGTGCCCGAAAGCCCGCTGGCGGAAGACCCCTACATGCTGGAGATTAAACACTTCGTGGACAGCGTGGAGGCAGGGCAGCAGCCCTCTATCACCGCAGTGGACGGCATGAAGGCGGTGGAGATTGCACTGGCGGCGATAGAGAGCGCACGCACAGGCAGGGTCATTCGGCTGGGAGGAGGTGCTTGA